A single window of Archangium gephyra DNA harbors:
- a CDS encoding ArnT family glycosyltransferase — protein sequence MKTPSFNLPGFLTRHAVAVGVLGTFLLSLVLRLLFLEASMDRNWPFSIFFYGDSRFFHAYALDWARGRPAQASLPYHPPLFPWALGLLYQFLGEPRGSAWPYKLSLALLNSATVAFTWWWWRRVLGVGWSLLAAVLFSASFGWLVLSTTYSNEVLYVLFLSATCWLMFEHRSGPSWKGAVLLGGVMGLGALTRAEHLHLWPFLLVYAWLHRERGAPGRAQLVRWAGAVGVSLVVLAPWALHNARVLQELNARAPELEPLPVVAPVTVYGPINFAMANHAGATGGFTPDLVNRLGQDGRLDAANPSQRHLLLHGYAEGLRWMGEHPADAARLLAAKLGRWLDGLSLGYGASNLPGGLEGARAPVDVFVPESSWLKWPLALLLLLGAGLSLRAPHRAFSLFTLVLLHRALITLAFFGYTRGMLVLFPVLVPLLLLPLKAFADSRPLLAWRLPVLASCSLLLLWLEAGTLALRGPRDFMASGSTDRTSGKLIQDDWVRLWPKP from the coding sequence ATGAAAACGCCAAGCTTCAACCTTCCTGGATTCCTGACGCGGCACGCCGTGGCCGTGGGAGTCCTCGGGACGTTCCTGCTGAGCCTCGTGCTGCGGCTGCTGTTCCTCGAGGCGTCGATGGATCGGAACTGGCCGTTCTCCATCTTCTTCTACGGGGACTCGCGCTTCTTCCACGCGTATGCGCTCGATTGGGCCCGCGGGCGGCCCGCGCAGGCGTCGCTCCCGTACCACCCGCCGTTGTTTCCCTGGGCGCTCGGGCTGCTGTACCAGTTCCTGGGAGAGCCGCGAGGCAGCGCCTGGCCCTACAAGCTGAGCCTGGCGCTGTTGAACTCGGCCACGGTGGCCTTCACCTGGTGGTGGTGGCGCCGGGTGCTCGGGGTGGGGTGGAGCCTGCTGGCCGCGGTGCTCTTCTCGGCCAGCTTCGGTTGGCTGGTGCTCTCGACGACGTACAGCAACGAGGTTCTGTATGTGCTCTTCCTGTCGGCCACGTGCTGGCTGATGTTCGAGCACCGGAGCGGGCCGTCGTGGAAGGGCGCGGTGCTCCTGGGCGGAGTGATGGGGCTGGGCGCGCTCACCCGGGCCGAGCACCTGCACCTGTGGCCCTTCCTGCTCGTCTACGCCTGGCTCCACCGGGAGAGGGGAGCCCCGGGGCGCGCGCAACTCGTGCGGTGGGCGGGTGCGGTGGGCGTGTCCCTGGTGGTGCTCGCGCCGTGGGCGCTCCACAACGCGCGTGTGCTTCAGGAGCTCAACGCGCGGGCGCCGGAGCTCGAGCCGTTGCCAGTGGTGGCCCCCGTCACCGTCTATGGCCCCATCAACTTCGCCATGGCCAACCACGCCGGAGCCACGGGCGGCTTCACGCCGGACCTGGTCAACCGGCTCGGCCAGGACGGCCGGCTGGACGCGGCCAATCCCTCCCAGCGCCACCTGCTGCTGCATGGCTATGCGGAAGGGCTGCGGTGGATGGGCGAGCACCCCGCCGACGCGGCCCGCCTGCTGGCCGCCAAGCTGGGACGTTGGCTGGACGGCCTGAGCCTCGGGTATGGCGCCTCCAACCTGCCTGGAGGGCTCGAGGGGGCTCGCGCGCCGGTGGATGTCTTCGTCCCGGAGAGCAGTTGGCTGAAGTGGCCGCTCGCGCTGTTGCTGCTGCTGGGCGCGGGGCTCTCGTTGCGCGCGCCGCACCGGGCCTTCAGCCTGTTCACCCTGGTGCTGCTGCACCGCGCGCTCATCACCCTGGCCTTCTTCGGGTACACACGTGGCATGCTGGTCCTCTTTCCCGTGCTGGTGCCGCTGCTCCTGCTGCCCCTGAAGGCGTTCGCCGACAGCCGCCCCTTGCTGGCCTGGAGACTCCCGGTGCTCGCCTCGTGCTCCCTGCTGCTGCTGTGGCTCGAGGCCGGGACGCTCGCCCTGCGCGGTCCCCGCGACTTCATGGCGAGCGGCAGCACCGACCGGACGAGCGGCAAGCTCATCCAGGATGATTGGGTACGGCTCTGGCCGAAGCCCTGA
- a CDS encoding endopeptidase: MKRFLGAAALATVLSSGASWAIHPEHGPSRGTVAQKAFFNPELSISSNNVELREARAKGKLNPARERALSDFLQRYGKDTNVYLEPRSGAVSGIHARIPMIPGDGMDNRVTLSGVGQSLGRAVSTVDESLVGELVVRFARDHAEVLGIDPSQLGTPRVTQVTEHLWQVHIPQQIQGIPVREGRLAATLSHGNLVLIGTEGWADVKIRTLPLVAADQALERGLARAGLAHSPKSIWKDANLEVVPTSEGEGYGHKLVWAFGFQDEGDDATWEVLVDAHKGEVIALEDKNQYLDASITGGVYPLTNTEICPTDGTCGSMQANYPMPWANTGLVSPNNFTNGAGVFSYTSGTVTTTLSGKYIGISDRCGTVSNGSTTGNLNLGGTNGQHDCTTGGGSTGNTPAARAAFYELNKLAEQARGWLPSNTWVNAKLTANVNIASTCNAYWSSGTVNFYRSGGGCRNTGEIGAVFDHEWGHGMDDNDANGTLSASSEGYADIAAIYRLQTSCVGHGFFATSNRGCGMTADGTGYNQNEAQSGAAHCDLNCSGVRDADWASHSDNTPDTPQNHVCVRCTSSTGLCGRQTHCAAAPTRQAAWDLVARDLRAAPFNYDANTAFIVGNKLFYQGSGNVGSWHACDCTAKTSSGCGSTNGYMQWLAADDDNGNLADGTPHMTAIYNAFNRHNIACATPAPQNGGCSTGPTATPSVTLTPGTRQVALSWSGVTNAAKYWVLKTEGHAGCNFGKALKATVTGTTWTDSEVLPGRPYCYSVVAAGSSNACYTQASTCSCVTPN; encoded by the coding sequence ATGAAGCGATTCCTTGGCGCCGCGGCGCTCGCCACCGTCCTGAGCTCTGGCGCGAGCTGGGCCATCCACCCCGAGCACGGGCCGTCGCGCGGCACCGTGGCTCAGAAGGCCTTCTTCAATCCCGAGCTCTCCATCAGCTCGAACAATGTCGAGCTGCGTGAGGCCCGGGCGAAGGGGAAGCTGAACCCCGCGAGGGAGCGGGCGTTGAGCGACTTCCTCCAGCGCTACGGGAAGGACACCAACGTCTACCTCGAGCCGCGCTCGGGAGCGGTCTCCGGCATCCATGCGCGCATCCCGATGATCCCGGGCGACGGAATGGACAACCGGGTGACGCTGAGCGGCGTGGGCCAGAGCCTGGGCCGCGCGGTGTCCACGGTGGACGAGTCCCTGGTGGGCGAGCTCGTCGTCCGGTTCGCCCGCGACCACGCGGAGGTGCTGGGGATCGATCCGTCGCAGCTCGGCACGCCGCGCGTCACGCAGGTCACCGAGCACCTCTGGCAGGTCCACATCCCGCAGCAGATCCAGGGCATCCCCGTGCGCGAGGGCCGGCTGGCGGCCACCCTGAGCCACGGCAACCTCGTGCTCATCGGCACCGAGGGCTGGGCCGACGTGAAGATCCGCACCCTGCCGCTCGTGGCCGCGGATCAGGCGCTGGAGCGGGGCCTGGCCCGCGCCGGACTGGCCCACAGCCCCAAGTCCATCTGGAAGGACGCGAACCTCGAGGTGGTGCCCACCTCGGAGGGTGAGGGGTACGGCCACAAGCTCGTCTGGGCGTTCGGCTTCCAGGACGAGGGGGACGACGCCACCTGGGAGGTGCTCGTCGACGCCCACAAGGGCGAGGTGATCGCCCTCGAGGACAAGAACCAGTACCTCGACGCGTCCATCACCGGCGGCGTCTACCCGCTGACCAACACGGAGATCTGCCCGACCGATGGGACGTGCGGCTCGATGCAGGCCAACTACCCCATGCCGTGGGCCAACACCGGCCTGGTGAGCCCCAACAACTTCACCAACGGCGCCGGTGTCTTCAGCTACACCTCGGGAACCGTCACCACCACGCTGAGCGGCAAGTACATCGGCATCAGCGACCGGTGCGGCACCGTCAGCAACGGCTCCACCACCGGCAACCTCAACCTGGGCGGCACCAACGGCCAGCACGACTGCACCACGGGAGGCGGCTCCACGGGCAATACCCCGGCGGCCCGCGCCGCGTTCTACGAGCTGAACAAGCTGGCGGAGCAGGCGCGCGGCTGGCTCCCCAGCAACACCTGGGTCAACGCGAAGCTCACCGCCAACGTCAACATCGCCAGCACCTGCAACGCGTACTGGAGCTCCGGGACGGTCAACTTCTACCGGAGCGGCGGCGGCTGCCGGAACACCGGGGAGATCGGCGCGGTGTTCGACCATGAGTGGGGCCATGGCATGGACGACAACGATGCCAACGGCACGCTGAGCGCCTCCAGCGAGGGGTACGCGGACATCGCGGCCATCTACCGGCTGCAGACGTCCTGCGTGGGCCACGGCTTCTTCGCCACCAGCAACAGGGGCTGCGGCATGACGGCGGATGGGACGGGCTACAACCAGAACGAGGCACAGTCGGGCGCGGCGCACTGCGATCTCAACTGCTCGGGCGTGCGCGACGCGGATTGGGCCAGTCACTCGGACAACACCCCGGACACGCCGCAGAACCACGTCTGCGTCCGGTGCACCAGCTCGACGGGCCTGTGCGGCCGCCAGACGCACTGCGCCGCCGCGCCCACCCGCCAGGCCGCGTGGGATCTGGTGGCCCGCGACTTGCGCGCCGCGCCGTTCAACTACGACGCGAACACCGCCTTCATCGTCGGCAACAAGCTCTTCTACCAGGGCAGCGGCAACGTCGGCTCGTGGCACGCCTGTGACTGCACCGCGAAGACCTCCAGCGGCTGCGGCTCCACCAACGGCTACATGCAGTGGCTCGCCGCCGACGACGACAACGGCAACCTCGCCGATGGCACGCCGCACATGACGGCCATCTACAACGCCTTCAACCGGCACAACATCGCCTGCGCCACGCCGGCGCCGCAGAACGGTGGCTGCTCGACCGGTCCCACCGCGACGCCCTCCGTCACGCTCACCCCCGGCACCCGCCAGGTAGCGCTCTCCTGGTCGGGCGTCACCAACGCCGCGAAGTACTGGGTGCTGAAGAC